One Enterococcus silesiacus genomic window carries:
- a CDS encoding multidrug MFS transporter — MNSFQENAKVQKNRWWILVSVAMFTFMSTLDASIVNIALPTISKDMNVPMNQSEWIVSIYLMIVCACLLLFGKIGDSFGKIKVYRIGTVIFTVGSLLCGFNQSLTFLLFARIVQGIGSSMTMAANSGIITEVFPFKERGRALGSIGAFVSLGSIAGPGIGGLILSQFSWSYIFWINVPVGIITILIGEKFLPKDITKSGKKVDMLGFSLFAVFIMTFFGGIFIGQEIGFNAALSLVLFVFALLSFIIFIRVEKRVSQPLITFSIFKNKVFTMSLITAVLIFSSNFFVNVVIPFYLQNARGLPASKAGLLMMVFPLLMVVGSPISGFLTDKIGTKLLTFSGLVLLSITSLMYMFLNQGTPLWYYILATGIMGLGNALFQSPNNTTVMSSVSKEDLGVAGSMNSFARNLGMVLGIALATTILYNAMSAVYGQRVTTFISERPDIFIFGMRITFLGSFILCLTALGLTFFRSLKASKK; from the coding sequence ATCAATAGTTTTCAAGAAAATGCAAAAGTACAAAAAAATCGCTGGTGGATTTTGGTTTCGGTCGCGATGTTTACGTTTATGTCTACATTAGATGCCAGTATCGTCAATATAGCTTTACCAACCATTTCAAAAGATATGAATGTACCGATGAATCAATCAGAATGGATCGTTTCGATTTATTTGATGATCGTCTGTGCTTGTTTATTACTGTTTGGAAAAATTGGGGATAGTTTTGGTAAGATTAAAGTCTATCGAATCGGCACCGTGATCTTTACGGTCGGTTCGCTGTTATGTGGCTTCAATCAATCGCTGACCTTTCTTTTGTTCGCACGAATCGTTCAAGGAATTGGCTCAAGTATGACGATGGCCGCAAATTCTGGGATCATTACAGAAGTCTTTCCATTTAAAGAACGCGGCCGCGCATTAGGTTCGATCGGCGCTTTCGTTTCGCTGGGTTCAATTGCAGGGCCTGGAATCGGCGGGTTGATTCTTTCTCAGTTTTCATGGTCTTATATTTTCTGGATCAATGTTCCAGTTGGGATCATCACAATTTTGATTGGCGAAAAATTTTTACCAAAAGATATTACTAAAAGCGGAAAAAAAGTTGATATGCTTGGATTTAGTTTGTTCGCTGTATTTATTATGACGTTCTTTGGTGGGATCTTTATTGGTCAAGAAATCGGTTTTAATGCTGCTTTATCATTAGTATTATTCGTCTTTGCATTACTTTCATTTATCATTTTTATTAGAGTAGAAAAACGTGTCAGTCAACCATTGATCACTTTTTCTATTTTTAAAAATAAAGTTTTTACGATGAGCTTGATTACAGCTGTCTTGATTTTTTCATCTAACTTCTTTGTCAATGTTGTGATTCCGTTTTATTTACAAAATGCACGCGGGTTGCCTGCAAGTAAGGCTGGATTGTTAATGATGGTCTTTCCTTTATTGATGGTAGTAGGCTCTCCTATCAGTGGATTTTTAACAGATAAAATTGGGACAAAGCTTTTAACTTTTTCTGGTTTGGTTTTATTATCGATCACGTCTTTGATGTATATGTTTTTAAATCAAGGCACGCCGCTTTGGTATTATATTTTAGCGACAGGCATTATGGGCTTAGGCAATGCACTTTTCCAATCGCCCAATAATACGACTGTTATGAGTAGTGTTTCAAAAGAGGATTTAGGCGTTGCCGGAAGCATGAACTCGTTTGCCCGCAATTTAGGGATGGTTTTAGGAATTGCCTTAGCTACAACGATTTTGTATAACGCAATGAGTGCCGTTTATGGTCAACGTGTGACGACGTTTATCAGTGAACGCCCTGATATCTTTATTTTTGGGATGAGAATCACTTTCTTAGGTTCCTTTATTTTATGTTTGACGGCTTTGGGGCTGACTTTCTTTCGGTCATTAAAAGCTAGCAAAAAATAG
- a CDS encoding Cro/Cl family transcriptional regulator: MSLTYRIKELADKKKVTFAEIERNTGISNGQIRRWDTSSPKIENIQKVADYFEVSTDYLLGRSEIPGISATTQEENLSSQIMFRMNTDGLSKNEVDELKDEVDRFLRFRKSEIERERELKQDDKA; this comes from the coding sequence ATGAGTTTAACTTACAGAATCAAAGAACTTGCTGACAAGAAAAAAGTGACATTTGCCGAAATTGAGCGAAATACCGGGATTTCTAATGGACAAATTAGACGGTGGGATACTTCTTCTCCGAAAATAGAAAATATTCAAAAAGTAGCTGACTATTTCGAGGTTTCTACTGACTACTTACTTGGAAGATCAGAAATACCTGGTATTTCTGCAACAACTCAAGAAGAAAATCTTTCCTCTCAGATTATGTTTCGAATGAATACTGATGGATTGTCTAAAAATGAAGTGGATGAATTGAAAGATGAAGTAGATCGCTTTCTTCGTTTTAGAAAATCTGAAATCGAACGTGAACGAGAATTAAAACAAGACGACAAGGCGTGA
- a CDS encoding cold-shock protein — protein sequence METGTVKWFNSDKGFGFITAENGNDVFVHFSAIQGDGFKTLEEGQAVTFDVEEGQRGPQATNVNKA from the coding sequence ATGGAAACAGGTACAGTAAAATGGTTTAACTCAGACAAAGGTTTTGGATTTATCACTGCAGAAAACGGTAACGATGTATTCGTACATTTCTCAGCTATCCAAGGCGACGGATTCAAAACTTTAGAAGAAGGTCAAGCAGTGACTTTCGACGTTGAAGAAGGCCAACGTGGTCCTCAAGCTACTAACGTTAACAAAGCATAA
- a CDS encoding ArpU family transcriptional regulator, whose amino-acid sequence MLLFPEIDRKKTKKKVHDLLTAYRTLVRIAGEKHAPKVTTAYTFEMDNTEDKFSHKTEETVDRRHLAEVELEKITEALNQLDTYDRQLLYDKYMDRNFTTNIAIYMKHHMSESKFYRELDKALIRFAESYESGALLIEK is encoded by the coding sequence ATGCTATTATTTCCCGAAATCGATCGAAAGAAAACGAAAAAAAAGGTTCATGATTTACTGACGGCCTATCGCACATTAGTGAGAATTGCAGGTGAGAAGCATGCGCCAAAAGTAACGACCGCGTATACATTTGAAATGGATAATACGGAAGACAAATTCTCGCATAAAACTGAAGAAACAGTGGACCGAAGACATCTTGCAGAAGTTGAATTAGAAAAGATAACAGAGGCTTTGAATCAACTGGATACCTATGACAGACAACTGTTATATGATAAATACATGGACCGTAATTTTACAACAAATATCGCAATTTATATGAAACATCATATGAGTGAAAGTAAGTTTTATCGTGAATTAGATAAAGCCTTGATTCGATTTGCTGAGTCTTATGAAAGTGGGGCGCTATTGATAGAAAAGTGA
- a CDS encoding isocitrate dehydrogenase (Converts isocitrate to alpha ketoglutarate) translates to MKHGEKIVLENGKLVVPDRPIIPFIEGDGIGPEIWRAAKNVFDMAINKAYKGKREVIWQEVLAGEKAFNETKSWLPDETLETIKTHLVAIKGPLTTPIGGGFRSLNVALRQELDLYICYRPVRYFEGVPSPLKHPEKTDMMIFRENTEDIYAGIEFPAQSVEAEKLITYLKTEFGVNKIRFPESSAIGIKPVSKEGTERLVRGAIEHALKNKRKSVTLVHKGNIMKFTEGGFKNWGYALATNEFGDKVFTWQTYLDIKDKAGKASADQHLAEAEAAGKLIIKDRIADIFLQEILLHPEHYDVIATLNLNGDYISDALAAQVGGIGIAPGANLNLETGHGIFEATHGTAPEFAGLNQLNPSSLLLSGVLMFDYLGWAEVSQLITKSIEEALVNKTVTKDFADQMEATLLSCSGFGEELVRLIENN, encoded by the coding sequence ATGAAACATGGGGAGAAAATTGTGTTGGAAAATGGCAAATTAGTTGTTCCTGATCGTCCAATCATCCCATTTATTGAAGGTGACGGAATCGGACCAGAAATTTGGCGGGCAGCTAAAAATGTCTTTGATATGGCTATAAACAAAGCTTATAAAGGAAAACGGGAAGTAATCTGGCAAGAAGTTTTGGCAGGAGAGAAAGCGTTTAATGAAACCAAAAGTTGGTTACCAGATGAAACATTAGAAACGATCAAAACCCATCTTGTAGCAATCAAAGGTCCATTAACGACTCCGATTGGTGGAGGATTTCGTTCATTGAATGTGGCATTGCGGCAAGAATTAGATTTATATATTTGCTATCGACCAGTCCGTTATTTTGAAGGTGTTCCATCACCGTTAAAGCATCCGGAAAAGACAGATATGATGATTTTTAGAGAAAATACAGAAGATATCTATGCGGGGATCGAGTTTCCAGCGCAAAGCGTAGAAGCCGAAAAGCTGATCACCTATTTAAAAACAGAGTTTGGTGTCAACAAGATTCGCTTTCCAGAATCATCGGCAATTGGGATCAAGCCCGTTTCTAAAGAAGGAACTGAGCGTTTAGTTCGAGGAGCGATTGAACATGCATTGAAAAATAAACGAAAATCAGTCACGCTAGTCCACAAAGGAAATATTATGAAATTTACAGAAGGCGGTTTTAAAAACTGGGGCTATGCGTTGGCTACAAATGAGTTTGGCGATAAAGTGTTCACTTGGCAAACTTACTTAGACATCAAAGATAAAGCTGGCAAGGCATCTGCTGATCAACATTTAGCTGAAGCTGAAGCGGCTGGGAAATTGATTATCAAAGACCGGATTGCCGATATTTTTTTACAAGAGATTTTACTGCACCCTGAACATTATGATGTGATTGCAACGTTGAATTTAAATGGAGACTATATTTCAGATGCATTAGCAGCTCAGGTTGGTGGGATCGGGATTGCGCCAGGTGCAAATTTAAACTTAGAAACAGGACATGGAATTTTTGAGGCAACCCACGGAACGGCACCTGAATTTGCCGGCTTAAATCAGCTGAATCCATCATCATTATTGCTTTCCGGTGTACTAATGTTTGATTATTTGGGCTGGGCTGAGGTGAGTCAGTTGATCACGAAGAGTATTGAAGAAGCTTTAGTCAATAAAACTGTAACGAAAGATTTTGCAGACCAAATGGAGGCAACTTTATTAAGTTGTTCAGGTTTTGGAGAAGAGTTAGTCCGACTTATTGAAAATAATTAA
- a CDS encoding citrate synthase (catalyzes the formation of citrate from acetyl-CoA and oxaloacetate) yields the protein MEIHKGLEGVVVSETRISSIVENQLLFAGFNIDDLVAENVQFEEVIYLLWYLKIPTKQELIKFKQELSIQMPISDTIITCLKIQTRQNLHPMSVLRSTISLLGVFDPNAEATDEISAYQQSISLQAKMPTIIAAYARLRKGLDPIPPRSDLSMAANFLYMLTGVEADQVQIAAMNQALVLHADHDLNASTFTARVCASTLSDVYSCITAAIGSLKGPLHGGANEKVFDMLKEIDSENLNVADYLNQKLDRKEKVMGFGHRVYKTEDPRKKHLKKLAKELTGITQKEQWYFLSCQVERYLKETKGLIPNVDFYSATVYHCLDIDSDLFTLIFAMSRVAGWLGHIDEQKKEDCLIRPRSHYIGPKQLKYSDLNTTLHSGGMEA from the coding sequence ATGGAGATTCACAAAGGTTTAGAAGGTGTAGTCGTATCTGAAACTAGAATCAGTTCGATTGTAGAAAATCAACTGCTTTTTGCAGGTTTTAATATTGATGATTTAGTTGCTGAGAATGTTCAATTTGAAGAAGTGATTTATCTATTATGGTATTTAAAAATACCGACAAAACAAGAGTTGATAAAATTTAAGCAAGAATTATCTATACAAATGCCAATATCTGATACCATCATTACGTGTTTAAAGATACAAACTCGCCAGAACCTTCACCCGATGAGTGTGTTACGGTCAACGATTTCATTATTAGGCGTGTTTGATCCAAATGCTGAAGCAACAGATGAGATTTCAGCCTATCAGCAAAGCATTTCTTTACAAGCAAAAATGCCGACGATCATTGCAGCGTATGCGCGTTTAAGAAAGGGACTGGATCCAATTCCTCCGCGAAGTGACTTGTCAATGGCGGCTAATTTTCTTTATATGTTGACTGGAGTTGAAGCAGATCAAGTACAAATAGCGGCCATGAATCAAGCGTTAGTTTTACATGCAGATCATGATTTAAATGCCAGTACTTTTACGGCTCGAGTCTGTGCTTCAACCTTGTCAGACGTTTATTCATGTATTACAGCTGCAATTGGTTCTTTAAAAGGACCTCTTCATGGTGGCGCCAACGAAAAAGTATTTGATATGTTAAAAGAAATTGATTCTGAAAATCTAAATGTAGCAGACTATCTAAATCAAAAATTAGATCGCAAAGAAAAAGTCATGGGCTTTGGTCATCGTGTATATAAAACTGAAGACCCAAGAAAAAAGCATTTGAAAAAATTGGCAAAAGAGCTAACGGGGATCACACAAAAAGAACAGTGGTATTTTTTATCTTGCCAAGTAGAGCGCTATTTAAAAGAGACTAAAGGCTTGATCCCAAATGTCGATTTTTATTCTGCAACAGTTTACCATTGTCTGGATATTGATAGTGACTTGTTTACATTGATTTTTGCTATGAGTCGAGTTGCTGGCTGGTTAGGTCATATTGATGAACAGAAAAAAGAAGACTGCTTAATTCGACCGCGCTCACATTATATTGGTCCTAAACAGCTAAAATATAGTGACTTGAATACTACATTACATTCGGGAGGCATGGAAGCATGA
- a CDS encoding holin, with protein MFEYLDRFLVDADHKAIYVLALICIAMMIDFLSGSLAAKINPKINFLSKVGINGILRKVASMVLLMFFIPLAPLIPGGTGVGLIYVLYVGYLLMELKSIFENYKKMGIGTELFENFIKNIKNEKEDD; from the coding sequence ATGTTTGAGTATTTAGATCGTTTTTTAGTGGATGCAGATCACAAAGCAATTTACGTTTTAGCCTTGATTTGTATTGCTATGATGATTGATTTTTTAAGCGGCAGTTTGGCAGCAAAAATCAATCCCAAAATTAACTTTTTAAGTAAAGTAGGCATTAATGGGATTTTACGAAAAGTGGCAAGTATGGTACTGTTGATGTTCTTTATTCCTTTGGCGCCATTGATCCCAGGCGGAACAGGAGTGGGCTTGATTTATGTATTATACGTGGGGTATCTTTTAATGGAGTTAAAATCAATCTTTGAAAACTATAAAAAAATGGGGATTGGAACTGAACTATTCGAAAATTTTATCAAGAATATCAAAAATGAAAAAGAAGATGACTAA